In a genomic window of Coriobacteriia bacterium:
- the secE gene encoding preprotein translocase subunit SecE encodes MAKSAAAATAPAKKGNAKNTGKNPQPGIGARFVAYLKGVRTELKRVIWPSREEVVNSSIVVVVTLIFFATFAFLVDFVASKAILGLRGIVG; translated from the coding sequence ATGGCAAAAAGTGCAGCGGCTGCAACCGCACCTGCAAAAAAAGGTAATGCGAAAAACACAGGCAAGAATCCTCAACCGGGTATCGGTGCTCGTTTCGTCGCTTACCTTAAAGGTGTACGCACGGAGCTCAAGCGTGTTATATGGCCTTCACGTGAAGAGGTCGTCAACTCGAGCATCGTTGTAGTGGTTACCTTGATATTTTTTGCGACATTCGCATTCCTAGTGGACTTTGTGGCCTCTAAGGCCATTTTGGGTCTGCGCGGTATAGTAGGGTAA
- the rplK gene encoding 50S ribosomal protein L11, which produces MAKKQIGFVKLQIPGAQANPAPPVGPALGAQQVNIMQFCQAFNAETADRPGMILPVEITVYEDRSYTFIIKTPPAAVLLRLAAGVEKGSAEPNKTKVATVTSAQVREIAETKMPDLNAHDIDAAMSIIAGTARSIGFLIEG; this is translated from the coding sequence ATGGCTAAGAAACAAATTGGTTTCGTCAAGCTGCAAATACCGGGAGCGCAAGCAAACCCCGCACCTCCGGTCGGACCTGCACTCGGTGCGCAGCAAGTTAACATCATGCAGTTCTGCCAAGCATTCAACGCAGAAACCGCCGATCGTCCCGGCATGATTCTCCCTGTCGAAATCACCGTATATGAAGATCGCTCGTATACGTTCATTATCAAGACTCCTCCGGCGGCCGTTCTTCTTCGTCTCGCCGCAGGTGTTGAAAAAGGTTCCGCAGAGCCGAACAAGACGAAAGTTGCAACCGTGACTTCTGCCCAGGTTCGCGAAATCGCCGAGACCAAGATGCCCGACCTCAACGCACATGATATCGATGCAGCAATGAGCATCATCGCCGGTACCGCTCGTTCGATTGGCTTTCTCATCGAGGGTTAG
- the nusG gene encoding transcription termination/antitermination factor NusG: MKKWYVVHTYSGYEKKVKAGLEHRIESLSMSDKIFKVEIPTEQVVNKDDGKLVEKNLYPGYILVQMDFDESSWYVVRNTDGVTGFVGSRHKPTPLTRDEYYRMVGHSKKTEPVAVTSFASGEMVRIKQGPFADYNARIQEVNVEKGTLRCTVTLFGRETPVEFEFNDVELVYS, encoded by the coding sequence ATGAAAAAGTGGTACGTAGTACATACTTATTCAGGGTATGAAAAGAAAGTGAAGGCAGGCCTCGAGCATCGCATCGAGAGTCTCAGCATGTCCGATAAGATTTTTAAAGTCGAGATTCCGACCGAGCAAGTCGTCAACAAAGATGACGGAAAGCTCGTCGAGAAGAATCTTTATCCCGGTTACATCCTCGTGCAGATGGATTTCGATGAGAGCTCTTGGTACGTCGTTCGCAACACGGACGGAGTGACCGGATTCGTCGGCTCGCGTCATAAACCGACTCCGCTTACCCGCGATGAATATTATCGTATGGTCGGTCACTCGAAGAAGACCGAGCCTGTCGCCGTCACAAGTTTTGCATCAGGCGAAATGGTCCGCATCAAACAAGGCCCGTTCGCCGACTACAACGCGCGTATCCAAGAGGTCAACGTCGAAAAGGGCACTTTGCGTTGCACGGTCACCCTCTTCGGCCGTGAAACTCCCGTTGAGTTCGAGTTCAACGACGTGGAGCTTGTGTATTCTTAA
- the rplA gene encoding 50S ribosomal protein L1, whose product MTKVGKKYAAGAAKIEADKLYAPLEAATIVKSNATSKFDETIEVHFRLAIDTRQADQQLRGSISLPNGSGKVVRIAVFAEGDKAREAEAAGADFVGSDELVTKIQGGFFDFDAAVATPDMMAKVGRLGKLLGPRNLMPNPKLGTVTPDVARIIGELKAGRVEYRADKFGICHIIVGKASFSAADLAANYSALFSEILRVKPASAKGKYVKSITLTSTMGPGVRVDPSIVRGILD is encoded by the coding sequence ATGACTAAAGTAGGTAAGAAATACGCTGCGGGTGCAGCGAAAATCGAGGCTGACAAGCTGTACGCCCCACTGGAGGCGGCAACTATCGTCAAATCGAACGCCACGTCGAAATTCGATGAAACCATCGAAGTGCACTTTCGTCTGGCCATCGACACTCGTCAAGCCGATCAGCAGCTTCGTGGATCGATTTCGTTGCCGAACGGTAGCGGTAAAGTGGTTCGTATCGCCGTTTTCGCCGAAGGCGACAAGGCACGTGAGGCTGAGGCTGCCGGCGCAGACTTCGTCGGTTCCGATGAGCTCGTCACAAAGATTCAAGGCGGCTTTTTCGACTTCGACGCCGCTGTCGCAACTCCCGATATGATGGCGAAGGTCGGTCGCTTGGGTAAGCTTCTCGGCCCTCGTAATCTCATGCCGAACCCGAAACTCGGAACCGTGACTCCCGATGTCGCTCGAATCATCGGGGAACTCAAAGCGGGTCGTGTGGAATATCGTGCCGATAAGTTCGGCATTTGCCATATCATCGTCGGCAAAGCATCGTTTAGTGCCGCGGATTTGGCTGCGAACTACTCAGCTCTCTTCAGTGAGATTTTGCGCGTCAAGCCGGCCTCCGCAAAAGGAAAATATGTCAAGTCGATTACCTTGACTTCGACGATGGGACCCGGTGTCCGCGTGGATCCGTCGATCGTTCGCGGTATCCTCGACTAG